The proteins below come from a single Roseiflexus sp. RS-1 genomic window:
- a CDS encoding class I SAM-dependent methyltransferase, with translation MTHPDPASFWQRPADETLSCPICGSRSLTMFMDVPQMPIYCNVLWESREAALQAPRGDLMLGYCPQCSHISNYAFDPSNMDYSQQYENSLHFSGRFQQYATDLAERLIERYDLRGKDILEIGCGKGDFLRQICRAGGNRGIGFDKSYVPDPERDAAEPDVRFVVDFFSQAYAHEPADLIVCRHVLEHIDHPRAFLAEIRRAIGPDRSPVVYVEVPNVLWTLRDLGIWDIIYEHCSYFSPASLTYLFEVSGFHILDVREEFGGQFLAIEAQPASGEVLPSARTRLDFEQMARDVQTFGERYRAKVHEWRTRLSDLVQRKARTVVWGAGSKGVTFLNIFRDLQAVTLVVDVNPRKQGKFVAGSGQQIVAPDLLRDYQPDVVLVMNALYLNEICDMLAALSVTATVESV, from the coding sequence GTGACACATCCTGATCCTGCTTCCTTCTGGCAACGACCGGCAGACGAGACGCTGTCGTGTCCAATCTGTGGATCCCGCAGCCTCACAATGTTCATGGACGTGCCGCAGATGCCGATCTACTGCAACGTGCTGTGGGAGTCGCGCGAGGCAGCATTGCAGGCGCCGCGCGGCGACCTGATGCTGGGGTACTGCCCGCAATGCAGTCATATCTCCAACTATGCGTTCGATCCATCCAATATGGACTATTCGCAGCAGTACGAAAATTCACTCCACTTTTCAGGGCGCTTTCAGCAATATGCAACCGATCTGGCGGAGCGCTTGATCGAACGTTATGATCTGCGCGGAAAGGATATTCTTGAGATCGGATGCGGCAAGGGCGATTTTCTGCGCCAGATCTGTCGTGCGGGCGGCAATCGCGGGATCGGTTTCGATAAGAGTTATGTCCCTGACCCGGAGCGTGACGCTGCGGAACCAGATGTGCGTTTCGTCGTTGATTTTTTCAGCCAGGCGTATGCCCACGAACCGGCAGATCTGATCGTGTGCCGCCACGTTCTTGAACATATCGACCATCCACGTGCGTTTCTCGCAGAGATTCGGCGCGCGATCGGACCTGATCGCAGTCCGGTGGTATATGTTGAGGTTCCAAATGTGCTCTGGACACTGCGCGATCTGGGGATCTGGGACATCATCTATGAGCACTGTTCGTACTTCAGCCCGGCATCGCTGACGTATCTGTTCGAAGTGTCCGGTTTTCACATTCTCGATGTGCGTGAGGAGTTTGGCGGTCAGTTTCTGGCTATCGAGGCGCAACCGGCATCTGGGGAAGTGTTGCCATCGGCGCGCACCCGGCTGGACTTCGAGCAGATGGCGCGCGATGTGCAGACGTTTGGCGAGCGGTATCGCGCAAAGGTGCACGAATGGCGCACCCGATTGAGCGACCTTGTGCAACGTAAGGCGCGCACAGTGGTGTGGGGCGCCGGCTCAAAAGGCGTCACATTCCTGAACATTTTCCGCGATCTTCAGGCGGTAACGCTGGTTGTCGATGTGAACCCGCGCAAGCAGGGCAAATTCGTCGCTGGCAGCGGGCAACAGATCGTTGCGCCGGATCTTCTGCGCGACTATCAACCAGATGTCGTTCTGGTGATGAATGCTCTCTACCTGAACGAAATCTGCGACATGCTCGCGGCGCTGAGTGTCACGGCGACCGTCGAGAGCGTGTAG
- a CDS encoding putative glycoside hydrolase, whose protein sequence is MPINSTNRPMRATTDASNLSILPPVAYCGEVWYHDLVIHSPTTQRLPLSLILIGLITALILSSCTAASADSTDSVPAAPVRVQEAYFYKPPRDGTTAQDLAARADLIILTRTDEPFRDAVRDAGYSGIILQYMLAAEVSGPVDAVRADAPCNAQHRPWRNQAAFRVGEFCALIHPNDDWFLHNARGERLYTNWPGHTGYFYHMNPASPGWRAFLIARLRQALNGDAQEPALGYDGVFLDNVALSLWKLRAQVSNSDGVVREFETDDAYRAAWIGLLRDLSDALRPTWPVWANLIVDSSPSQGWNDYLSHLDGVMVEAFATGWRNNVPPDQWERGLTQAEETLRQGKGYLAVVQARDQALLPFALASYLLIADGRHAFFRYAEKGDYAIYPHYPLLDIDLGAPEGPRYRQNDGAWRRDFARGYVVAYPDTKTARIVLNGETLTE, encoded by the coding sequence GTGCCGATCAATAGTACCAACCGCCCGATGCGTGCTACGACCGATGCCAGCAATCTATCTATATTGCCGCCAGTGGCATACTGCGGCGAAGTGTGGTACCATGACCTTGTGATACATTCACCAACAACACAGCGCCTGCCTCTCAGCCTGATCCTGATCGGGCTGATTACTGCCCTGATACTGTCATCGTGCACAGCGGCTTCCGCTGATTCCACCGACTCCGTCCCTGCGGCACCGGTGCGTGTCCAGGAAGCATACTTCTACAAACCGCCACGTGATGGAACAACGGCGCAGGACCTTGCTGCACGCGCTGATCTCATCATTCTCACCCGTACTGATGAGCCGTTCCGCGACGCAGTGCGTGACGCCGGTTATTCTGGCATCATCTTGCAGTATATGCTTGCCGCCGAAGTCAGCGGCCCCGTCGATGCGGTACGCGCCGATGCGCCCTGCAATGCGCAGCACCGTCCCTGGCGGAATCAGGCGGCGTTTCGTGTCGGCGAGTTCTGTGCGCTGATCCACCCCAATGACGATTGGTTCCTGCACAATGCCAGGGGGGAGCGTCTCTACACGAACTGGCCCGGTCATACCGGCTATTTTTACCATATGAACCCCGCCAGTCCGGGGTGGCGCGCTTTTCTGATTGCGCGTTTGCGGCAGGCGCTCAACGGTGATGCCCAGGAACCGGCGCTGGGGTACGATGGCGTCTTCCTGGACAATGTGGCGTTGAGTCTGTGGAAGTTGCGCGCACAGGTCAGCAACAGCGACGGCGTGGTGCGCGAGTTCGAGACCGATGACGCCTACCGCGCGGCGTGGATCGGGTTGTTACGCGACCTGTCGGACGCGCTACGCCCGACGTGGCCCGTGTGGGCAAACCTGATCGTCGACTCTTCCCCCAGCCAGGGTTGGAACGACTATCTCTCCCACCTGGATGGAGTGATGGTGGAAGCGTTCGCTACCGGGTGGCGGAACAACGTACCGCCGGATCAGTGGGAGCGAGGGTTGACGCAGGCGGAAGAGACGCTCCGGCAGGGCAAGGGATATCTGGCGGTCGTTCAGGCGCGCGATCAGGCGCTTCTCCCGTTCGCCCTGGCGTCTTACCTGCTGATCGCTGATGGGCGCCACGCCTTCTTTCGCTATGCTGAAAAGGGCGATTACGCGATCTACCCGCACTATCCGTTACTCGATATCGACCTGGGTGCGCCTGAAGGTCCGCGCTACCGGCAGAACGACGGCGCCTGGCGACGCGATTTCGCCCGCGGCTACGTGGTTGCATATCCAGACACGAAAACCGCCCGGATCGTTCTCAACGGCGAAACCCTCACAGAATAA
- a CDS encoding choice-of-anchor Q domain-containing protein has translation MALAIVVMIMGVSIVVTASYRSSPAYAGASGAPPASCSAPIAPVTLVNPAVLTTCTQAALQAALTNGGHITFDCGPNPVTIPITSPLVTSATRDIVIDGKGLITLDGGGVTRILEKPFTPGSHIDKTSGNDLVIQNMRFINGRAPAATRTQDDKARGGAIWVTSPGTRLHIINSVFENNRTTSITDEDNQGGAIYAGNIYETIIVGSVFINNEAGNGGAFGGIATGLQVFNSRFGNNRASDSTPGGIVRGHGGALHLDGVSNDFNPITSNTVDICGSIFEDNSATRGGGAIKVTISDNLNTKATYARSTFTGNRVLDAPPAEGHGGAIYHIEDDWAGGSNEDNIEIRESTFNGNYAPKQGGGVWMTLNGRGRVINSTFFSNRAATAGTNIVGQGGGLIISRGTIDISHVTFAKNFATFQGGAVFASNQASVTLIGSIFYDNRLDPTHTNPVTTEYQGYHTNRPLTNGGGNIQFPRTKAPDFNNDINNLITSPASAILFQDPQLAPLANNGGPTPTMAIAASSPAVNHAAAATCPSIDQRGVSRPQGSGCDAGAYELVLALSLLPPFVGVGEAGTVLTVYGADFNASSKIVIDGVERPTTFVSAMELRTVLTAADVATVTNREVQVNTSTLPPVILRVIEQVYRVYLPLTRR, from the coding sequence ATGGCTCTTGCCATAGTGGTGATGATTATGGGAGTGTCTATCGTCGTCACAGCGTCGTACCGTTCCTCGCCAGCGTATGCTGGCGCTTCCGGTGCGCCGCCTGCATCGTGTTCTGCGCCGATCGCTCCGGTGACGCTCGTCAATCCCGCCGTTCTCACCACCTGTACCCAGGCAGCGCTCCAGGCGGCGCTGACAAATGGCGGGCACATCACCTTTGATTGCGGACCCAACCCGGTCACGATTCCAATCACATCGCCGCTGGTCACGTCCGCCACCCGCGATATTGTGATCGATGGGAAAGGGTTGATCACCCTCGATGGCGGCGGCGTTACCCGTATTCTGGAAAAACCATTTACTCCCGGCTCGCATATCGACAAAACCTCCGGCAATGACCTGGTGATCCAGAACATGCGCTTCATCAATGGGCGCGCACCGGCTGCCACGAGGACCCAGGACGACAAAGCGCGCGGTGGAGCAATCTGGGTGACGAGTCCGGGGACGCGCCTGCACATCATCAATTCGGTCTTCGAGAATAATCGCACCACCAGCATCACTGATGAAGACAATCAAGGCGGGGCGATCTATGCTGGCAATATCTACGAAACGATTATTGTCGGTTCGGTCTTTATCAATAACGAAGCGGGCAATGGCGGTGCGTTCGGCGGTATTGCCACGGGATTGCAGGTGTTCAACTCGCGCTTCGGCAACAACCGCGCCTCCGACTCGACGCCGGGCGGCATTGTGCGCGGGCATGGCGGCGCCCTGCACCTCGATGGCGTCAGCAACGATTTCAACCCGATCACCAGCAATACCGTCGATATCTGCGGCAGCATCTTTGAGGACAACAGCGCCACACGCGGCGGCGGCGCCATCAAGGTGACGATCTCTGACAATCTCAATACCAAAGCCACCTATGCGCGCTCGACATTCACCGGGAATCGGGTGCTCGATGCACCGCCAGCCGAAGGGCACGGCGGCGCTATCTATCATATCGAAGACGATTGGGCAGGCGGAAGCAACGAAGATAACATCGAGATCCGCGAGTCGACCTTCAACGGCAACTATGCGCCAAAACAGGGGGGTGGCGTCTGGATGACGCTCAATGGGCGCGGACGGGTGATCAACTCGACCTTCTTCAGCAATCGTGCAGCGACCGCCGGAACAAATATCGTCGGTCAGGGCGGCGGGTTGATCATCAGTCGGGGAACGATTGACATCAGTCACGTCACATTTGCAAAGAACTTTGCAACCTTTCAGGGCGGAGCGGTCTTTGCCAGCAACCAGGCATCAGTGACCCTGATCGGTTCGATCTTCTACGACAACCGTCTCGATCCGACCCACACCAACCCGGTGACTACCGAGTATCAGGGGTACCATACGAACCGACCGCTGACCAACGGCGGCGGCAACATTCAATTCCCACGCACGAAGGCGCCCGATTTCAACAACGATATCAATAACCTGATCACGTCACCCGCGTCCGCCATTCTCTTTCAGGACCCGCAACTCGCGCCGCTGGCAAACAACGGCGGTCCCACACCGACAATGGCGATTGCCGCATCGAGTCCGGCGGTCAACCACGCCGCAGCGGCAACCTGTCCCTCAATCGATCAGCGCGGCGTCAGCAGGCCGCAGGGGAGTGGGTGCGATGCAGGCGCGTATGAACTCGTGCTCGCGCTCTCCCTTCTTCCGCCGTTTGTGGGTGTGGGTGAAGCCGGAACGGTATTGACCGTCTACGGCGCAGATTTCAACGCGAGCAGCAAGATCGTGATCGACGGCGTCGAGCGTCCAACGACGTTCGTGAGCGCGATGGAGTTGCGCACCGTATTGACTGCTGCCGATGTGGCGACCGTCACCAATCGGGAAGTGCAGGTCAATACGTCGACACTGCCGCCGGTGATCCTGCGTGTCATCGAACAGGTGTATCGTGTGTATCTGCCGCTCACCCGTCGCTAG
- the sppA gene encoding signal peptide peptidase SppA, with amino-acid sequence MSEMTLPPTPVRPRKDRTWVIIVSIVLGIILACAILPLGGMALLLMFDGGSSAATVPGSRWQEEVISGRGTDRIVVITVSGAIGADVDGLFSTGLSHEQLLSQIRTAANDSRVKAVVLRVDSPGGSVVASNELYVELKKLRDRGKHLVISMGTVAASGGYYISMAGERIYANPDTLTGSLGVIVSLLNYDEAFERLGLREYVYKSGDLKDIGSPLRPPTSEEEAVWNALVNEAYQGFVDVIVEGRGMERTEVIRLADGRIYTGRQAKALGLIDELGNLEDAIEGAKNLAGLSDALVVRYRAFNTLRDLLQANLERNLQPVDPLGLRAVVQPQAPRLEYRFVP; translated from the coding sequence ATGAGTGAAATGACACTTCCACCCACACCGGTTCGACCACGCAAGGATCGGACGTGGGTGATTATTGTATCCATCGTGTTGGGTATCATTCTGGCATGCGCCATTCTGCCGCTGGGCGGGATGGCGCTTCTGCTGATGTTTGACGGTGGAAGTTCGGCAGCGACGGTTCCGGGCAGCAGATGGCAGGAAGAAGTCATTTCCGGTCGCGGGACGGATCGGATTGTTGTGATTACTGTCAGTGGGGCCATTGGCGCGGATGTGGATGGTCTCTTCAGTACAGGTCTGAGCCACGAGCAGTTGCTGTCGCAGATCCGCACCGCCGCCAACGACTCGCGGGTGAAAGCAGTCGTGCTGCGCGTTGACAGTCCTGGCGGTAGTGTCGTTGCCAGCAATGAGTTGTACGTCGAACTCAAGAAACTGCGCGACAGGGGCAAGCATCTGGTCATTTCGATGGGAACGGTCGCTGCCAGCGGCGGCTACTACATTTCGATGGCAGGCGAGCGCATTTACGCCAATCCTGATACCCTGACCGGCAGCCTCGGTGTCATCGTGTCGCTGCTGAATTATGATGAGGCGTTCGAGCGACTGGGCTTGCGCGAATACGTCTACAAGAGCGGCGACCTGAAGGATATCGGGTCGCCGCTGCGCCCGCCGACATCAGAAGAAGAAGCGGTCTGGAATGCGCTGGTTAATGAGGCGTACCAGGGGTTTGTCGATGTGATCGTCGAAGGACGCGGCATGGAGCGCACTGAGGTGATCCGCCTCGCCGATGGGCGGATCTATACCGGACGTCAGGCGAAGGCGCTCGGTCTGATCGACGAACTGGGCAATCTGGAGGATGCCATTGAGGGGGCAAAGAACCTGGCTGGCTTGAGTGATGCGCTGGTGGTGCGGTACCGCGCGTTCAATACGCTGCGCGATCTGTTGCAGGCGAATCTGGAACGCAATCTGCAGCCTGTCGATCCGCTCGGGTTGCGTGCCGTTGTGCAACCGCAAGCGCCGCGTCTGGAGTATCGTTTCGTTCCCTGA
- a CDS encoding SDR family oxidoreductase, translated as MAHVLVTGGAGFIGSHLVEALLRRGERVRVFDNFSTGRHENVKHLHDDIELIEGDLRDFDAVRRAVAGVEVVFHQAALASVQRSVDDPMTTNAVNVTGTLHVLMAARDAGVRRVVFASSSSVYGDTPTLPKVETQAPQPLSPYAVSKLAGEQYCMAFSVVYGLPSIALRYFNVFGPRQDPHSEYAAVIPRFIDRMVRGLPPIIYGDGLQSRDFTYIENVVDANLAAADAPASCSTVFNVGAGERTSLLDLAAQINHVLGSRLTPDHHPPRAGDVRHSLASIEAISQTLGYAPRITLAEGLARTIEWFRSRYQG; from the coding sequence ATGGCTCATGTATTGGTGACCGGCGGCGCCGGGTTTATCGGATCGCACCTGGTTGAGGCGCTGCTCCGCCGCGGCGAGAGGGTGCGTGTGTTCGATAATTTTTCGACCGGGCGGCACGAAAATGTGAAGCATCTGCATGACGACATAGAACTTATCGAGGGTGACCTGCGCGATTTCGATGCTGTCCGGCGCGCCGTCGCCGGCGTCGAAGTCGTCTTTCATCAGGCGGCGCTGGCATCAGTGCAACGTTCAGTTGACGACCCGATGACGACCAATGCAGTCAACGTGACCGGGACGCTCCACGTGCTGATGGCGGCGCGCGATGCCGGTGTGCGGCGGGTGGTCTTCGCTTCGTCATCGTCGGTCTACGGGGATACGCCGACGCTGCCCAAGGTCGAAACGCAGGCGCCGCAACCGCTTTCTCCCTATGCAGTGTCGAAACTGGCAGGTGAACAGTACTGCATGGCGTTCAGCGTCGTGTATGGTCTGCCATCCATTGCGCTGCGCTACTTCAACGTCTTTGGTCCGCGACAGGACCCGCACTCCGAATATGCCGCCGTTATCCCGCGTTTCATTGATCGCATGGTACGCGGGTTGCCGCCGATCATCTATGGCGATGGATTGCAGTCGCGCGATTTTACCTATATCGAGAACGTGGTCGATGCAAACCTGGCAGCGGCAGATGCACCCGCCAGTTGTTCAACAGTGTTCAACGTCGGCGCTGGCGAACGCACCTCGCTGCTCGACCTTGCAGCGCAGATCAACCATGTGCTGGGGAGTCGTCTGACGCCGGATCATCATCCGCCGCGAGCGGGTGATGTGCGCCATTCGCTGGCAAGCATCGAGGCGATCAGTCAAACCCTGGGCTATGCGCCGCGCATCACGCTGGCTGAAGGACTGGCGCGCACGATTGAGTGGTTCCGTTCCAGGTATCAAGGATAA
- a CDS encoding nucleotide sugar dehydrogenase has product MTALSSKDRLLQRIADRSAHVGIVGIGYVGLPLAAVFGAAGLRVTGLDASAERVAAINAGRSYIDDVPTDVVAQLRTDGLLDATTDFDVLSDLDAISICVPTPLRKTRDPDISAIMAVTEQIAHRLRPGQLIVLESTTYPGTTREVILPRLEASGLTVGVDYFLAFSPERVDPGRTDWTTRNTPKVMGGVTPACLETARALYETAIEEVVPVSSPEVAEMVKLLENTFRAVNIGLVNEVLLMCDKLGLDVWEVIDAAATKPFGFMKFTPGPGLGGHCIPIDPLYLSWKLKMLNYTARFIDLASEVNTEMPRYWVQKVQDALNDAGRAVKGSRVLALGVAYKRDVDDVRESPALDIIHLLHEKGALVTYHDPHVPEVQVEGLRLQCEPDLDDALERADCVIIVTDHSAYDWQRVARLARRVVDTRGALRHLTHDRR; this is encoded by the coding sequence ATGACCGCATTATCGTCTAAAGACCGGCTATTACAGCGCATTGCGGATCGCTCTGCGCATGTCGGCATCGTTGGCATCGGGTATGTCGGTCTGCCGCTGGCTGCGGTGTTCGGCGCCGCCGGGTTGCGCGTGACGGGTCTTGATGCCAGCGCCGAACGGGTGGCTGCGATCAACGCCGGTCGCAGTTATATCGACGATGTGCCGACCGATGTAGTGGCGCAACTGCGCACCGATGGACTGCTCGATGCCACAACTGACTTCGATGTGCTTTCAGACCTGGATGCGATCAGCATCTGTGTGCCGACTCCGCTGCGCAAAACACGCGATCCCGACATCTCAGCGATCATGGCGGTCACCGAGCAGATTGCGCACCGGTTGCGCCCCGGTCAACTGATCGTCCTGGAAAGCACCACCTACCCCGGCACCACCCGTGAGGTGATCCTGCCACGCCTCGAAGCCAGCGGCCTGACGGTCGGAGTAGATTATTTCCTGGCTTTTTCGCCTGAACGGGTCGATCCCGGTCGTACCGACTGGACGACGCGGAATACGCCGAAGGTCATGGGCGGAGTAACCCCTGCCTGCCTGGAAACGGCGCGCGCGCTGTACGAAACGGCGATCGAAGAGGTGGTGCCGGTAAGCAGCCCGGAAGTGGCGGAGATGGTCAAGTTGCTCGAAAACACCTTCCGCGCCGTCAACATCGGTCTGGTGAACGAAGTGCTGCTCATGTGCGACAAACTCGGGCTGGATGTGTGGGAGGTGATCGATGCCGCAGCGACCAAGCCGTTCGGGTTTATGAAGTTTACGCCGGGACCTGGACTGGGCGGGCATTGTATTCCGATCGATCCGCTCTACCTGTCGTGGAAACTGAAAATGCTGAACTACACCGCGCGGTTTATCGATCTGGCAAGCGAGGTCAATACCGAGATGCCGCGCTATTGGGTGCAAAAGGTGCAGGATGCGCTGAACGACGCCGGTCGCGCGGTGAAAGGCAGTCGGGTGCTGGCGCTGGGCGTCGCCTACAAGCGCGATGTCGATGATGTGCGCGAGTCTCCGGCGCTCGACATCATTCACCTGCTCCACGAAAAGGGTGCGCTGGTGACCTACCACGATCCGCATGTGCCGGAGGTGCAGGTCGAAGGGTTACGGTTACAGTGCGAACCAGACCTGGATGATGCGCTGGAGCGGGCGGACTGTGTCATTATTGTGACGGATCACTCGGCATACGACTGGCAACGGGTGGCGCGCCTTGCGCGGCGTGTCGTTGATACGCGCGGTGCGCTGCGTCATCTGACGCATGATCGGCGGTGA
- a CDS encoding Eco57I restriction-modification methylase domain-containing protein, translating into MAPLPFFCTMHPHDRQLLPSGIVERLFDACNAIAAGVDASSDDERRRSAALTLARLMFLSFSRAWKRRHNDAPFPFVEANATFNTDTLLAQMPESIIEQHCHPRLDNAALRRAMTILDALPWHSDKVSAAGLTPALIGHVFERYVERKRRGIYYTGNDVTTYIATCTIVPRLLEALAPEAERIVTDLIRRDPTRYLPAAAQHGIERTLPPAVTAGLSDVARRTLWDVAAPDEYALPGETWRDVIIRRNRLHETVAALRSGIIDPPQIVTHNLDLIRLMGDLCAEWETSRLNELDTALTSLTVLDPTCGSGAFLCAAFDLLAHLMRIVVERHTAGSVVSVPVGQRLRAIIERTLYGVDVMPEAAEICRMSLWLRLAALVDDPDPLRDLRFNIHTGDALTGTLHRSDNAASIDTNYHQRSLHWSTAFPGVLERGGFDVVIGNPPYVVRSGLLSDPALREYQTAVTGNLYALVIERALHLLRPHGWLGMIVPVASVATDSMKPLQRLYAPLRQWHSHYAVRPGKLFPNVDMNLTITIIQKTPAPGERYVSGYRRFRACERPHVFDTLGYTPLPLFEGLNGMLPKLGSALEVRLLQRMLAHGRRVRDYVKPDGATIYYHSGGRYWRKALPEKLSSHYKPLRIEARIAPVMLALLNSHLFYWYWIAFSNCMDVVARDVLEFPVFRLEEVDPAPFASLVAHLLTLYREGATTRARRGARIQTSETTIDARRARAVVAAIDRLLAHHYGFDDEELDFVLSYDLKYRLGRSERLTADHASDDAAHRAYQRHAAQGAPPVASRMPSDPSQ; encoded by the coding sequence TTGGCGCCTCTCCCTTTTTTCTGCACGATGCATCCTCATGATCGGCAACTCCTTCCATCCGGGATCGTTGAGCGCCTGTTCGATGCCTGCAATGCGATCGCGGCAGGAGTGGATGCTTCATCGGATGATGAGCGACGCCGGAGTGCTGCGCTCACCCTGGCGCGGTTGATGTTCCTGTCGTTCTCCCGCGCCTGGAAACGTCGCCACAATGATGCGCCATTCCCGTTTGTGGAAGCCAATGCAACCTTCAATACTGATACACTCCTTGCGCAGATGCCGGAGAGCATTATCGAACAGCACTGCCACCCCCGTCTGGACAATGCTGCCCTGCGTCGGGCAATGACGATCCTCGACGCGTTGCCATGGCATAGCGATAAGGTTTCTGCTGCCGGACTCACGCCAGCGCTGATCGGGCATGTTTTTGAACGTTATGTCGAGCGTAAGCGGCGTGGCATCTACTACACAGGCAACGATGTCACCACATACATTGCGACCTGCACGATTGTCCCGCGTCTGCTGGAAGCGCTCGCGCCGGAGGCGGAACGGATTGTAACCGACCTCATCCGCCGCGACCCGACACGCTATCTCCCCGCTGCTGCTCAACACGGCATCGAACGGACTCTGCCCCCCGCCGTCACAGCCGGTCTCTCGGATGTTGCCCGGCGCACCCTGTGGGACGTCGCTGCACCGGACGAGTATGCGTTGCCCGGTGAAACCTGGCGCGATGTCATCATCCGGCGCAACCGCCTGCACGAAACCGTGGCGGCGCTCCGTTCCGGCATCATCGATCCGCCGCAGATCGTGACGCATAACCTCGACCTGATCCGTCTGATGGGCGATCTGTGCGCTGAATGGGAAACCTCTCGCCTGAATGAACTCGATACAGCGTTGACGAGTCTGACAGTGCTCGACCCAACCTGCGGCTCAGGGGCGTTTCTCTGCGCAGCGTTCGATCTGCTGGCACATTTGATGCGCATCGTTGTCGAACGTCACACAGCCGGAAGCGTCGTCTCTGTTCCTGTCGGGCAGCGACTGCGCGCAATCATTGAACGCACCCTGTACGGGGTCGATGTGATGCCGGAAGCGGCGGAGATCTGCCGTATGAGCCTCTGGCTGCGTCTTGCCGCGCTTGTCGATGATCCTGATCCTCTGCGCGACCTGCGGTTCAACATCCATACCGGCGATGCGCTGACCGGTACGCTTCACCGGTCAGACAACGCAGCGTCTATTGATACAAATTATCACCAACGATCGCTGCACTGGAGTACGGCGTTTCCAGGCGTTCTGGAGCGTGGCGGTTTCGATGTCGTCATCGGCAACCCGCCGTATGTCGTGCGCAGCGGGTTGCTCTCCGATCCGGCGTTGCGCGAATATCAGACAGCAGTGACTGGCAACCTGTACGCACTGGTGATCGAGCGTGCATTGCACCTGCTGCGTCCCCACGGATGGCTCGGCATGATCGTGCCGGTCGCCTCGGTTGCAACCGACAGCATGAAGCCGTTGCAACGCCTGTATGCGCCATTGCGTCAGTGGCACAGCCACTATGCGGTGCGACCAGGGAAACTCTTCCCGAACGTTGACATGAATCTGACGATTACCATCATCCAGAAGACGCCAGCGCCAGGCGAACGCTACGTGAGTGGATACCGGCGGTTTCGCGCCTGTGAGCGTCCGCATGTATTTGACACGCTCGGCTACACGCCACTGCCCCTTTTTGAGGGACTGAATGGCATGCTGCCCAAACTCGGTTCGGCGTTAGAAGTTCGGTTGTTGCAGCGCATGCTGGCGCATGGACGCCGTGTCCGCGACTACGTCAAACCTGACGGAGCAACGATCTACTATCACTCTGGCGGTCGTTACTGGCGTAAGGCGCTGCCGGAAAAACTCTCGTCGCACTACAAACCGTTGCGGATCGAAGCACGCATTGCACCGGTGATGCTGGCGCTGCTCAACAGTCATCTCTTCTACTGGTACTGGATTGCATTTTCGAACTGTATGGATGTTGTTGCGCGGGATGTCCTGGAGTTTCCGGTGTTTCGGCTGGAAGAGGTTGATCCGGCGCCATTCGCCAGCCTGGTGGCGCACCTGCTGACGTTGTACCGCGAGGGCGCCACGACGCGCGCGCGCCGCGGCGCACGAATCCAGACCAGCGAAACGACCATCGACGCGCGGCGCGCGCGCGCGGTCGTTGCCGCCATTGATCGCCTTCTGGCGCACCATTATGGCTTCGACGACGAAGAACTCGACTTCGTGCTGAGTTACGACCTGAAGTATCGGTTGGGACGGAGCGAGCGTCTCACCGCCGATCATGCGTCAGATGACGCAGCGCACCGCGCGTATCAACGACACGCCGCGCAAGGCGCGCCACCCGTTGCCAGTCGTATGCCGAGTGATCCGTCACAATAA